The following coding sequences are from one Salinicoccus sp. Bachu38 window:
- a CDS encoding asparaginase — protein MQKKILAIHTGGTISMSSTEGLITSGDENPVKIDRAEDLGIILEETYPVKKPSPHMTLDDMIEIRNIIRQEAHDYDGFVITHGTDTLEETAYFLDLTLDIPQPVVITGAMRSFNEIGSDGMYNYLSSLRTAMDDQSASRGVLVVFNDEIHTARNVTKTHTSNIATFQSPNHGPIGILTKDDIHYHHQVRVQDQFELADSTRKVGLIKAHADLDDTFFDALVENGYDGLVIEALGQGNLPPRALGGLQRVLDAGISTVLVSRSFNGIVGSYYDYEGGGHDLKNRGIIFSNGLNGQKARIKLLLALCNALDGEGLEEVFQH, from the coding sequence ATGCAGAAGAAAATTTTGGCGATTCACACAGGGGGGACGATCAGCATGTCCTCAACAGAAGGCCTGATCACCTCAGGGGATGAAAATCCGGTGAAGATAGACCGGGCAGAGGATCTGGGCATCATACTGGAGGAGACCTACCCCGTGAAGAAGCCATCCCCCCATATGACCCTGGACGATATGATCGAAATCAGGAACATCATCCGCCAAGAAGCGCATGATTATGACGGCTTTGTCATCACCCATGGTACGGATACGCTTGAGGAGACTGCATATTTCCTCGACCTTACCCTGGATATCCCCCAGCCTGTGGTGATTACGGGGGCAATGCGGTCGTTCAATGAAATCGGTTCGGACGGCATGTACAACTATCTGTCCAGCCTGCGCACCGCGATGGACGACCAGTCTGCTTCAAGAGGTGTCCTTGTCGTCTTCAATGATGAAATACATACGGCGAGGAATGTCACCAAGACACATACATCCAATATCGCGACATTCCAGAGCCCGAACCATGGACCGATCGGCATACTGACGAAGGATGACATCCATTATCATCACCAGGTGCGCGTCCAGGACCAGTTCGAACTTGCCGATTCGACCAGGAAGGTGGGCCTGATCAAAGCCCATGCCGACCTGGATGACACCTTCTTTGATGCCCTGGTCGAGAACGGGTATGATGGGCTTGTAATCGAGGCACTCGGGCAGGGCAATCTGCCGCCGAGGGCACTCGGCGGTCTCCAGAGGGTCCTTGATGCCGGCATCAGCACCGTCCTTGTCTCACGATCCTTCAACGGCATCGTCGGCAGCTACTATGATTATGAAGGTGGCGGCCATGATCTGAAAAACAGGGGAATCATCTTCTCAAATGGTCTGAATGGCCAGAAGGCACGGATTAAACTGCTTCTGGCACTGTGCAACGCACTTGATGGAGAGGGACTGGAGGAGGTTTTCCAGCATTAG
- a CDS encoding HAMP domain-containing sensor histidine kinase, whose translation MSLYFRNYVLNSTETLLEEEITRAEEIVLTEHDIDDLDSILLREDNLILYTDGSMISHQSSTDEAIYQRILSGEGEGNTFILEDIYEHDYMVKVSNLSDYFDSDVALIKYRDLEDINQSMRAVTTIIIGSALVLFLITTSFAFFLINRITRPLINLKNAAFSTAKGNYNTLEVKSRDEIGELTLAFNKMNNDIRHNISEITHERNLREQIFTYMNEGVLYFNREVELIYSNQKGNELYDLIRGHESESDRFSENIKEIAEHRESAIERMEMQNRHLQLSYTPVEEGDVVYGVILLVRDVTEEVDAEKLRSEFIANVSHELKTPMVMLSGYSEALLDDIVTDPAEIKEMIGIIKDESDRMNTMVNELITIARMDSRSDFFNIEENDFTQLLDKLGNRFRHEMVENGIHFAITKGDGDLVFDFDFDKLSQVFTNLLDNAIRYTSEGDHITINADMTERHVTIEVTDTGTGIRPEHQQRIFERFYKVDESRTRGQHGTGLGLYIVKSIIHRHNGTIDLESTFGEGTSFRITLPKKHTGE comes from the coding sequence TTGAGCCTCTATTTCCGCAACTACGTACTCAATTCGACCGAGACACTGCTCGAGGAGGAGATTACCCGGGCGGAGGAGATTGTATTGACGGAGCATGATATCGATGACCTCGATTCCATACTGCTCCGGGAGGACAATCTGATACTGTATACGGACGGATCGATGATTTCTCACCAGTCTTCAACTGATGAAGCGATCTATCAGCGCATACTCTCTGGCGAGGGGGAAGGGAACACTTTCATCCTTGAGGACATATACGAACATGACTATATGGTCAAAGTATCAAACTTGAGCGACTACTTCGATAGCGATGTGGCCCTCATCAAGTACAGGGACCTCGAGGATATCAATCAGTCGATGCGGGCAGTCACCACCATCATCATCGGCAGTGCCCTTGTCCTTTTTCTGATCACCACCTCTTTTGCATTCTTCCTGATCAACAGGATCACACGACCGCTGATCAATCTTAAAAATGCGGCATTTTCCACGGCAAAGGGCAACTATAATACGCTGGAAGTGAAAAGCCGTGATGAAATAGGAGAGCTCACCCTGGCTTTCAACAAGATGAACAATGACATCCGCCATAACATTTCCGAAATCACCCACGAAAGGAATCTGAGGGAACAGATTTTCACCTATATGAACGAAGGGGTGCTCTATTTCAACAGGGAGGTCGAGCTGATATACAGCAACCAAAAGGGCAATGAACTCTATGACCTCATTAGGGGACATGAATCCGAGTCGGACCGCTTCAGCGAAAATATAAAAGAAATAGCAGAGCACCGGGAGTCCGCAATCGAACGGATGGAGATGCAGAACCGCCATCTGCAGCTGTCCTACACACCTGTTGAAGAAGGGGATGTCGTATATGGGGTCATACTGCTGGTCCGGGATGTGACAGAGGAAGTGGATGCAGAGAAATTGCGTTCGGAATTCATCGCCAACGTCTCGCATGAATTGAAGACTCCGATGGTCATGCTGAGCGGCTATTCCGAAGCGCTGCTCGATGACATCGTCACCGATCCCGCGGAGATAAAGGAAATGATCGGAATCATAAAGGATGAGTCCGACCGCATGAATACGATGGTCAATGAACTGATCACCATCGCCAGAATGGACAGCAGATCAGACTTCTTCAATATCGAAGAAAATGACTTTACACAGCTGCTTGATAAGCTGGGGAACCGTTTCAGGCATGAAATGGTGGAGAATGGCATCCACTTTGCCATCACCAAAGGAGACGGGGACCTGGTCTTCGACTTCGATTTCGACAAGCTGAGCCAGGTGTTTACAAACCTCCTGGACAACGCAATCCGCTATACATCAGAAGGCGATCATATTACCATCAATGCAGACATGACGGAACGCCATGTCACAATCGAAGTGACGGATACTGGGACAGGCATCAGGCCGGAACATCAGCAGCGCATTTTCGAACGCTTCTACAAAGTGGATGAATCCCGGACACGGGGACAGCATGGTACAGGCCTCGGCCTCTACATTGTCAAAAGCATCATCCACAGGCATAATGGAACCATAGACCTGGAAAGTACATTCGGGGAGGGCACCTCCTTCCGCATTACACTTCCAAAAAAACACACAGGAGAATGA
- a CDS encoding ferredoxin, giving the protein MDTCIACGACGAAAPDIYDYDDDGIAYVILDDNQGTMAVPEELLEDMEDAFDGCPTDSIKVEAQPFDGDPLKYE; this is encoded by the coding sequence ATGGATACATGTATCGCCTGTGGGGCCTGCGGCGCAGCAGCACCTGACATATATGATTACGATGATGACGGTATTGCATATGTCATACTCGATGACAACCAGGGCACAATGGCTGTTCCTGAAGAACTGCTGGAAGATATGGAGGATGCATTCGACGGCTGCCCGACCGATTCTATCAAGGTCGAGGCACAACCATTCGATGGCGACCCTTTAAAATATGAATGA
- a CDS encoding response regulator transcription factor, with protein MSERILIVDDEERIRKLLNMYLVREGYDITEADNGEDALELALEQDFHCILLDLMMPRMDGIEVAKRLRTQKSTPIIMLTAKGEENNRVEGFEVGADDYIVKPFSPREVVLRVKAILRRSSETTFIEADSSTKDVIVYDHLVIDNDAHRVLADDVKVNLTPKEYELLLFLARSPDKVFDREELLREVWHYDFYGDLRTVDTHVKRLREKLNKVSPEASDMIHTVWGIGYKFEVNE; from the coding sequence ATGTCTGAAAGAATTCTCATAGTGGATGATGAAGAACGCATCAGAAAACTGCTCAACATGTATCTTGTACGGGAAGGGTATGACATCACCGAAGCGGATAATGGAGAAGATGCTCTGGAGCTTGCTCTCGAGCAGGATTTCCATTGCATCCTCCTTGACCTCATGATGCCGAGGATGGATGGCATCGAAGTGGCAAAGCGCCTCAGAACCCAGAAGTCCACTCCAATCATCATGCTGACGGCCAAAGGCGAGGAGAACAATCGGGTGGAGGGGTTCGAAGTCGGTGCAGATGACTACATCGTCAAACCCTTCTCACCGAGGGAAGTCGTACTGCGTGTCAAAGCGATACTCCGCCGTTCATCGGAAACGACATTCATAGAGGCGGATTCATCGACGAAAGACGTCATCGTGTACGACCACCTGGTGATCGACAATGACGCCCACAGGGTACTCGCCGATGATGTGAAAGTGAATCTGACGCCGAAGGAATATGAACTGCTGCTGTTCCTGGCGCGGAGTCCGGATAAGGTGTTCGACCGTGAAGAACTCCTCAGGGAAGTCTGGCACTATGACTTCTATGGTGATTTGAGAACGGTGGATACCCATGTCAAACGTCTCAGGGAGAAGCTCAATAAAGTTTCCCCGGAGGCGAGTGACATGATTCACACTGTATGGGGCATCGGCTACAAGTTCGAGGTCAATGAATAA
- a CDS encoding ECF transporter S component, with translation MKRNRLERLIIISILAALSFILMLIQFPIPFLPPFLTVDFSDIPAFIGFILFGGVAGSLIIIMKIVLYGLLMASEPIGPLANMLAAFSLLLPIYFIHERYRTKKSLLIGFVAGIIVLTVMMAVLNYFVLLPMYGIIIDHSDLIENIRAVVTAGIIPFNLIKGILVCLVAYLVYVKLIPKLRR, from the coding sequence ATGAAGAGAAACCGTTTGGAAAGACTGATCATTATAAGCATTCTTGCTGCACTGTCGTTCATACTGATGCTCATCCAGTTCCCGATCCCTTTCTTACCGCCATTTTTGACTGTCGATTTCTCGGATATCCCGGCATTCATAGGGTTCATCCTTTTCGGTGGAGTGGCAGGCTCACTCATCATCATCATGAAGATCGTGCTGTATGGCCTTCTGATGGCCAGTGAGCCGATCGGGCCGCTGGCCAACATGCTTGCTGCATTTTCATTGCTGCTGCCGATATACTTCATCCATGAAAGGTATCGGACAAAGAAGTCCCTGCTCATCGGATTTGTAGCCGGCATCATTGTTTTGACTGTAATGATGGCCGTCCTGAACTACTTTGTCCTGCTGCCGATGTACGGAATCATCATCGACCATTCGGATCTGATCGAAAATATCAGGGCCGTGGTGACTGCAGGCATCATCCCCTTCAATCTGATAAAAGGGATCCTTGTATGTCTCGTCGCCTATCTCGTCTATGTAAAATTGATCCCAAAGCTCAGAAGGTAA
- the cmk gene encoding (d)CMP kinase, giving the protein MNMKINIAIDGPAAAGKSTISKRVAKRMGYIYIDTGAMYRTVTLHVIRNGKSVIDQLDDLDIRFGTDGTSIYLNGEDVSGDIRSQEVTNSVSEVSSLATVRNYLVSMQRKIAEDKGVVMDGRDIGTTVLPEAELKVYMKASPEIRARRRLKEEKERGTDIDLETLTDQIIRRDDLDMNREISPLVKAHDAVLLDTSHMSIPEVEDKIIRMAEDLLRED; this is encoded by the coding sequence ATGAATATGAAAATCAATATCGCGATTGATGGTCCTGCTGCAGCAGGCAAGAGTACGATTTCCAAACGTGTGGCCAAGAGGATGGGTTACATATATATCGATACCGGCGCAATGTACCGCACGGTCACCCTCCATGTCATCCGCAATGGGAAAAGTGTCATCGACCAGCTGGATGACCTGGATATACGTTTTGGCACCGACGGCACTTCCATATACCTGAACGGCGAAGATGTATCCGGAGACATACGCAGCCAGGAAGTGACGAACAGTGTAAGTGAAGTTTCAAGCCTTGCCACGGTGAGGAATTATCTCGTATCAATGCAGCGGAAGATTGCCGAAGACAAGGGTGTGGTGATGGATGGCAGGGATATCGGTACTACGGTACTGCCCGAAGCGGAGCTCAAGGTCTATATGAAAGCTTCTCCCGAAATACGGGCAAGGCGCAGGCTGAAGGAGGAAAAGGAGCGGGGCACCGACATCGATCTCGAAACGTTGACCGACCAGATCATCCGTCGGGACGACCTGGATATGAACAGGGAGATTTCCCCGCTTGTAAAAGCGCATGATGCCGTGCTGCTCGACACGAGCCACATGAGCATTCCCGAAGTCGAGGATAAGATCATCAGAATGGCTGAAGACCTGTTGAGGGAGGATTAG
- a CDS encoding lysophospholipid acyltransferase family protein yields the protein MFYNATKAMVKRFYHTRFKVRVIGEDRIPPEGPVVICSNHVSELDPPLVAISVKREMSFFAKSELFRIPVIGFLISHLNAFPVERGKGDRAALKKSIEVLKEGNLLLIFPEGSRNKSGTLKDLQQGASFMAVKSGAKIVPTAIKGTYDRKKGVTIVFGKPIDTAALVAEGKNRKEITERIREDINNLLISA from the coding sequence ATGTTTTACAACGCAACTAAAGCAATGGTCAAAAGGTTCTATCACACAAGATTCAAAGTCAGGGTGATCGGCGAGGACAGGATTCCTCCCGAAGGCCCTGTAGTAATCTGCAGCAACCACGTTTCCGAACTGGATCCGCCCCTTGTGGCCATCAGTGTAAAAAGGGAGATGTCATTCTTTGCGAAGTCGGAGCTGTTCAGGATCCCGGTCATCGGTTTTCTGATCAGCCATCTGAATGCATTTCCTGTAGAACGCGGCAAAGGGGACAGGGCAGCATTGAAGAAATCCATCGAAGTGCTGAAGGAAGGAAACCTGCTGCTCATCTTTCCGGAAGGCAGCCGAAACAAGTCCGGGACATTGAAGGACCTGCAGCAGGGAGCAAGCTTCATGGCAGTGAAATCCGGCGCAAAGATTGTACCGACTGCGATTAAAGGGACCTATGACAGGAAAAAAGGTGTTACAATAGTATTTGGCAAACCTATTGATACTGCTGCATTGGTTGCAGAGGGCAAGAATCGCAAAGAAATAACGGAAAGAATCAGGGAAGACATCAACAATCTTCTAATTTCCGCATAA
- the der gene encoding ribosome biogenesis GTPase Der, with protein MYKPTIAVVGRPNVGKSTLFNRIIGERKAIVEDTPGVTRDRLYAAGDWLNHEFNVIDTGGIEIKDEPFQEQIKMQAEIAILEADVILMITNGREGVTEDDLFVARILQKSKKPVVLAVNKIDNFEMRNEIYEFYNLGLGDPFPVSGSHGLGLGDVLDQAVEHFKSIEEEVEADDSIRVSLIGRPNVGKSSLVNAILGEERVIVSDVAGTTRDAIDTEYYYDDEHYTLVDTAGMRKRGKVYEATEKYSVLRANRAIERSDVVLVVIDGEEGIIEQDKRIAGLAHEAGRAVVLVVNKWDAVEKDDKTMKKFEDKIRREFQFLDYAPITFVSALKKSRLATLFPLIKLVNDSHKKRVQSSTLNEVLVDSVSMNPTPTDKGRRLSIYYGTQVSVAPPTFVLFVNDVDLMHFSYRRYLENQLRKAFDFTGTPIHILSRKRN; from the coding sequence ATGTACAAACCAACAATAGCCGTAGTAGGGAGACCGAATGTCGGCAAATCCACCCTGTTCAATCGCATCATTGGAGAAAGAAAAGCGATTGTGGAAGATACGCCGGGCGTTACACGGGATCGTCTCTATGCTGCGGGAGATTGGCTCAATCATGAATTCAATGTCATCGATACAGGTGGAATAGAGATAAAAGATGAGCCATTCCAGGAACAGATCAAAATGCAGGCAGAAATCGCGATATTGGAAGCAGATGTCATCCTGATGATCACCAATGGCAGGGAAGGGGTTACAGAGGATGACCTTTTTGTTGCCCGTATTCTGCAGAAATCCAAAAAGCCGGTTGTGCTTGCTGTAAACAAGATAGACAACTTTGAGATGCGCAACGAGATATATGAATTCTACAATCTGGGTCTCGGAGATCCATTCCCTGTCTCCGGATCCCACGGACTCGGACTCGGTGATGTGCTCGACCAGGCGGTCGAACACTTCAAATCCATAGAAGAAGAGGTGGAGGCAGATGATTCCATCAGAGTCTCCCTGATCGGCCGTCCGAATGTCGGAAAGTCGAGCCTCGTCAATGCGATCCTTGGAGAAGAGAGGGTCATCGTCTCGGATGTTGCAGGCACCACACGTGATGCAATCGATACAGAATACTATTATGATGATGAACACTATACACTGGTCGATACTGCCGGCATGCGAAAAAGAGGGAAAGTATATGAAGCCACAGAAAAATATTCCGTACTGAGAGCGAATCGTGCGATAGAAAGATCGGATGTCGTCCTCGTAGTTATAGATGGTGAAGAAGGCATCATCGAACAGGATAAGAGAATCGCCGGGCTCGCCCATGAAGCCGGACGTGCGGTCGTGCTTGTAGTGAACAAGTGGGATGCTGTTGAAAAAGACGACAAAACAATGAAGAAGTTCGAAGACAAGATACGACGGGAATTCCAGTTCCTGGATTATGCACCCATCACCTTCGTTTCTGCGTTGAAAAAGTCACGTCTTGCGACGCTCTTTCCATTGATCAAACTGGTCAATGATTCTCACAAGAAACGTGTCCAATCAAGTACATTGAATGAAGTCCTGGTAGACAGTGTAAGCATGAATCCGACGCCCACCGACAAGGGACGCAGGCTCAGCATCTACTATGGTACACAGGTCAGTGTGGCCCCACCGACGTTCGTATTATTCGTCAATGATGTCGATCTGATGCATTTCAGCTATCGGAGATATTTGGAGAACCAGCTGAGAAAAGCTTTTGATTTTACTGGTACACCAATACACATCCTCAGCAGAAAAAGGAATTAG
- the rpsA gene encoding 30S ribosomal protein S1, which produces MTTDNIMNEENNEENNEEQLNEEVNTSEETNGNTSSEFEIGDTVKGTVYKIEDKFVKAHIEDSDFEGIVPISQLTNKRIERPEEIVSEEDTIEGVVIKVENEEDRKNVIFSIRKLDETNAYDRLQSAKDNDETITGTVMEVVKAGLVVDVGVRGFIPASLLSDAYIEDLDQFEGQELEVKVEDIEPEKNRVILNRKRIVEAEKAEERKKQLESLEAGSIVEGEVVRITTFGAFINLGEVDGLAHISELDYSRVEKVEDAVNIGDKVQVKILDVDPEQERISLSLKQAQESPFDAFINEHSEGEVLEGTVKRLVDFGAFVEVTPGVEGLVHVSEISHEHVATPSDVLKEGQTVTVKILSLNEDSEKVSLSIKETSERPSRDEQAKVYRDDSDDEGPTLGDVFGDRFRDLDI; this is translated from the coding sequence ATGACGACAGATAATATTATGAACGAAGAGAACAATGAAGAGAACAATGAGGAACAACTGAATGAGGAAGTGAACACTTCCGAAGAGACGAATGGCAATACTTCTAGCGAATTTGAAATCGGTGATACCGTGAAGGGTACCGTTTACAAAATAGAAGATAAATTCGTAAAAGCGCATATTGAGGATTCCGATTTTGAAGGTATCGTTCCAATCAGCCAACTCACCAACAAAAGAATCGAACGTCCTGAAGAGATTGTTTCTGAAGAGGATACAATCGAGGGCGTAGTCATCAAGGTGGAAAATGAGGAAGACCGCAAGAATGTCATCTTCTCCATCAGGAAACTTGATGAAACCAATGCCTATGACAGGCTGCAGTCTGCAAAGGATAATGACGAGACAATCACAGGCACAGTAATGGAAGTTGTAAAAGCTGGCCTTGTCGTGGATGTCGGTGTCAGGGGATTCATTCCTGCTTCACTACTATCCGATGCGTACATTGAAGACCTCGACCAGTTTGAAGGACAGGAACTGGAAGTCAAAGTGGAAGATATCGAACCGGAGAAGAACCGTGTCATCCTTAACCGTAAACGCATCGTCGAAGCGGAAAAAGCGGAAGAGCGCAAGAAACAGCTCGAATCCCTTGAAGCAGGCAGCATCGTTGAAGGTGAAGTTGTCCGCATCACTACTTTCGGCGCATTCATCAACCTCGGTGAAGTCGACGGTCTCGCGCACATTTCAGAGCTTGACTACAGCAGGGTCGAGAAAGTCGAAGATGCAGTGAACATCGGCGACAAGGTCCAGGTGAAGATCCTCGACGTAGACCCTGAACAGGAACGGATCAGCCTTTCCCTCAAACAGGCACAGGAAAGTCCTTTCGATGCCTTCATCAATGAACATTCCGAAGGCGAAGTATTGGAAGGCACAGTGAAAAGACTCGTCGACTTCGGTGCCTTTGTCGAAGTGACGCCAGGTGTTGAAGGACTTGTCCATGTATCCGAAATCAGTCATGAACATGTTGCTACGCCATCCGACGTACTGAAAGAAGGACAGACGGTAACAGTTAAGATCCTCTCACTCAATGAGGACTCTGAAAAAGTATCCCTTTCCATCAAGGAAACATCTGAGAGACCATCCAGGGACGAGCAGGCCAAAGTCTATCGGGATGATTCGGACGATGAAGGTCCAACACTCGGAGATGTCTTCGGTGATCGTTTCAGGGACTTGGATATCTAG
- a CDS encoding LysM peptidoglycan-binding domain-containing protein, translating to MKDDFYKDVEHKRASQAKKEKSDKKQSSATGGEDTSNLSRAERHRPKDRDGRKMEPGERFRAWSGKFTRYINRENLDKGKAFFAGKLSSYNRRFRDEIKVSKEKLSELKPQKTRSDEDKEDNRERRLVPAIIAGVLILPLTVILGVLIISNFWPSGDGAGEVADNAGEPTEEAPEAPSEEVDEELEDQKAEMERELAESREETDQNDLGTGAVELELSDDQEAELEEAAATAIEEKESGEAPDSSTSVVDEPEAPEEETAEEAEEDPAGEETPSGNTTHIVRPEDNLFRIAIRYYGSGSSENIRKIQDANNGVDADSLSVGQELVIPE from the coding sequence ATGAAAGATGATTTTTACAAGGATGTAGAACATAAGCGTGCTTCCCAAGCAAAAAAGGAGAAGAGCGACAAAAAGCAATCATCGGCGACGGGCGGGGAAGACACCAGCAATCTGAGCCGGGCAGAACGCCATAGGCCGAAGGACAGGGACGGGCGGAAGATGGAGCCCGGAGAACGGTTCAGAGCATGGAGCGGCAAATTCACCAGATATATCAACAGGGAGAATCTTGACAAGGGAAAGGCATTCTTCGCAGGTAAACTTTCCTCCTACAATAGAAGGTTCAGAGATGAAATCAAAGTATCGAAAGAAAAGCTGTCGGAACTCAAGCCACAGAAAACCCGCTCCGATGAAGATAAGGAGGACAACAGGGAAAGGCGCCTGGTACCTGCCATTATCGCAGGTGTTCTCATACTCCCCCTGACAGTCATATTGGGAGTACTCATCATCAGCAACTTCTGGCCATCCGGCGATGGTGCCGGAGAGGTGGCAGACAATGCCGGGGAACCCACTGAAGAGGCGCCTGAAGCGCCTTCGGAGGAAGTTGATGAGGAACTTGAAGACCAGAAGGCTGAAATGGAGCGTGAGCTGGCTGAATCCAGGGAAGAGACGGATCAGAACGACCTGGGGACCGGCGCCGTGGAGCTTGAATTGAGCGATGATCAGGAGGCCGAACTTGAAGAGGCGGCTGCTACAGCCATAGAAGAGAAGGAGTCGGGGGAAGCCCCCGACTCCAGCACAAGCGTTGTAGATGAGCCGGAAGCACCTGAGGAGGAAACGGCTGAAGAGGCCGAAGAAGATCCTGCAGGCGAAGAGACGCCTTCAGGCAACACGACCCATATAGTGCGCCCCGAGGACAACCTGTTCCGTATCGCAATCAGATACTATGGCAGCGGCAGCTCCGAGAACATCAGAAAGATCCAGGATGCCAACAACGGTGTGGATGCCGACTCGTTGTCAGTCGGACAGGAACTGGTAATACCAGAATAG
- a CDS encoding YpdA family putative bacillithiol disulfide reductase → MKHIETIIIGAGPCGLSAAIELQRRGMDYLVIEKGNIVEAIYKYPTHQTFFSSSEKLSIGDFPFITEQHKPKRNQALVYYREAVKHFDLNINTYEEVSSGRKAGDQFILETSKGRYSCDHLVIATGYYGQPNQLNVPGEHKGKVFHYFKEAHPFFTQDVLVIGGKNSSVDAAIELEKAGSNVTVVYRQGAYSKSVKPWVLPQFDSLVKHDRIEMHFNTEVVDIKDDSVVLEKEGEAFEIPNDYVFAMIGYHPDYRLLKSFGVALNENEHGVAPMHDRETMETNVDNLYIAGVIAAGNDANTIFIENGRFHGGAIAEDISKKK, encoded by the coding sequence ATGAAGCATATCGAAACCATCATCATAGGGGCGGGGCCTTGCGGCCTGTCTGCAGCCATCGAGCTGCAGAGGAGGGGGATGGACTATCTCGTCATTGAAAAAGGAAATATCGTCGAGGCCATCTACAAATATCCGACCCATCAGACATTCTTCTCTTCAAGCGAGAAACTCTCCATAGGTGACTTCCCATTCATTACAGAACAGCATAAGCCGAAAAGGAACCAGGCGCTGGTCTACTATCGTGAGGCAGTGAAGCATTTTGATCTGAACATCAATACTTATGAAGAAGTCTCATCCGGCAGGAAGGCTGGAGACCAGTTCATACTCGAGACATCCAAAGGCCGCTACAGCTGCGATCATCTCGTGATTGCCACAGGCTATTACGGGCAGCCGAACCAGCTGAATGTTCCCGGAGAACACAAGGGGAAAGTATTCCACTACTTCAAGGAAGCCCATCCCTTCTTCACCCAGGATGTACTCGTGATCGGTGGAAAGAATTCCAGTGTGGATGCAGCCATCGAACTCGAGAAGGCCGGCAGTAATGTTACGGTCGTCTATCGCCAGGGAGCCTATTCCAAGAGTGTCAAGCCATGGGTCCTTCCACAGTTCGACTCCCTTGTAAAGCATGACAGGATAGAGATGCATTTCAATACGGAAGTCGTCGATATCAAGGATGACAGCGTCGTACTTGAAAAGGAGGGTGAAGCATTCGAAATTCCGAACGACTATGTATTCGCCATGATTGGCTATCATCCCGACTATCGGCTGCTGAAGTCGTTCGGGGTCGCGCTGAATGAGAACGAACACGGTGTCGCCCCAATGCACGACAGGGAGACGATGGAAACCAATGTGGATAATCTATACATCGCAGGCGTAATCGCCGCCGGCAATGATGCCAACACCATCTTCATAGAGAATGGCAGATTCCATGGGGGCGCCATCGCCGAAGATATATCGAAGAAGAAATAA